A section of the Paramisgurnus dabryanus chromosome 4, PD_genome_1.1, whole genome shotgun sequence genome encodes:
- the LOC141282095 gene encoding uncharacterized protein, translating to MTQRAMLAGTSVFLVGPPMPDRSKDRDQTNSDPWSSRLGVGHWANNPVLEKIDVTETATKETKLTGCNGFSESSQDTQMNGSSESLRETTARMVKVLSTKTKTRIGFWNVRTMYDTGKLAQVISEMRCYNLHILGVSESRWTGSGRLRTSTGETVLYSGRDDNQHFEGVAIILKKGLEKSMIEWKPVNNRLIKIRLKGKQINTTIIQCYAPTNNNNEDEKDRFYEELQALLEETPRHDMKIVMGDMNAKIGSDNTNYERAMGREGCGTMNENGERLMELCTTYNLVVGGTLFPHREIHKLTWYSPNGRDKNQIDHFMINCTWRRSLLDVRAKRGADVGSDHHMVVATVKVKLRKTGVKRPGRQELDVEKLQNPKIKSTFVLQLRNKYQALAAMEDYTKPEQLDVNTRWEHLKAAYLQTSEGCLGTKERKRKEWIKENTLKAISTRRALKKQLLDVKSERHIPITDKNGRFLTSETEIDARWAEHFSEVLNRPPPTSKADIKEAEHDLDINTAPPEKEEIVATIMSLKNRKAPGHDKLNAELFKADPELAAKMLLPLFTAIWKERQIPTDWSEGIIVKIPKKRTLSNCNNWRGITLLSIPSKILAKIIIQRLSDAVDQHLRKEQAGFRKGRGCTDQIFVLRNIIEQCTEWQRQLYINFVDFEKAFDSIHRDSLWRILRAYGIPQDIVLLIQSFYNNFTCKVVNSDHCFHVKTGVRQGCVMSAFLFNIAIDWVMRRTTEKQTSGLRWTLSYTLEDLDFADDLALISHTHQHIQEKTYRINTYAEQIGLRINLQKTEVMTLNIPNPLPVQNLRRIMRIFWPNTISNEQLLACCNQDSIGTIIMRRRWRWIGHLLRREQESITRTALHWTPEGKRKRGRPKNTWRRTVEGELKNMNHTWGTIQKLAQNRQEWKTFVAALHASGITGE from the exons ATGACCCAGAGAGCTATGCTGGCTGGAACCTCTGTGTTCCTGGTAGGGCCACCCATGCCAGACAGGTCAAAGGATAGAGACCAGACTAATAGTGATCCCTGGTCCTCCAGGTTGGGGGTTGGACACTGGGCTAACAACCCAGTTCTAGAAAAAATAGATGTTACGGAAACAGCAACAAAAGAAACTAAACTTACTGGATGTAATGGGTTTTCAGAGTCATCGCAAGATACTCAAATGAATGGCAGTAGTGAAAGCCTAAGGGAAACTACTGCCAGGATGGTGAAAGTCCTGAGCACCAAAACCAAGACCAGGATAGGATTTTGGAATGTAAGAACAATGTATGACACTGGCAAACTGGCTCAAGTAATATCAGAAATGAGATGCTACAACTTACATATTCTGGGAGTTAGTGAAAGCAGGTGGACAGGTTCAGGAAGACTCAGAACCAGTACAGGGGAAACAGTGTTGTACTCCGGAAGAGATGACAATCAGCACTTTGAGGGAGTTGCCATTATCCTCAAGAAAGGTTTAGAGAAAAGTATGATAGAGTGGAAACCTGTCAACAACAGACTCATTAAGATCAGACTCAAAGGGAAGCAAATCAACACTACTATCATACAGTGTTATGCCCCtacaaacaacaacaatgaGGATGAAAAAGACAGATTTTATGAGGAGTTACAGGCTCTGCTGGAGGAAACACCAAGACATGACATGAAGATTGTAATGGGAGATATGAATGCAAAAATTGGAAGTGACAACACCAACTACGAGAGAGCTATGGGAAGAGAGGGCTGTGGTACCATGAATGAGAATGGAGAGAGACTGATGGAGCTCTGTACTACCTACAATCTTGTTGTTGGAGGGACACTTTTTCCTCACAGAGAGATTCACAAGTTGACCTGGTACTCTCCAAATGGAAGGGATAAAAATCAGATAGACCACTTCATGATCAATTGTACCTGGCGAAGATCACTTCTGGATGTAAGAGCTAAGAGGGGAGCCGATGTTGGCAGCGACCATCATATGGTTGTAGCAACAGTGAAAGTAAAGTTGAGGAAGACAGGGGTCAAAAGACCAGGAAGGCAGGAATTAGATGTGGAGAAACTACAGAACCCCAAAATCAAAAGTACTTTTGTTTTGCAGTTGAGGAACAAATATCAAGCCCTGGCAGCTATGGAAGACTACACAAAGCCTGAACAACTAGATGTAAACACCAGGTGGGAGCATCTTAAAGCAGCTTATCTTCAGACCAGCGAAGGATGCTTGGGTACCAAAGAAAGGAAAAGAAAGGAATGGATCAAAGAAAACACTTTGAAGGCCATAAGTACCAGGAGAGCGTTGAAGAAACAGCTTTTAGACGTTAAATCAGAGAGAC ACATACCAATTACGGACAAAAATGGGCGATTCCTAACATCAGAAACAGAAATTGACGCCCGTTGGGCTGAGCACTTTAGTGAAGTTTTGAACAGGCCACCACCAACATCAAAAGCTGACATTAAGGAAGCAGAGCATGATCTCGACATCAATACTGCACCACCAGAAAAGGAGGAGATTGTTGCAACTATAATGTCTCTTAAAAACAGAAAAGCCCCTGGACATGACAAATTGAATGCAGAACTGTTCAAAGCAGACCCAGAGCTTGCAGCCAAAATGCTTCTCCCACTATTTACAGCAATATGGAAAGAAAGACAGATACCAACAGACTGGTCGGAAGGCATAATTGTGAAGATCCCCAAGAAAAGAACCCTTAGCAACTGTAACAACTGGCGTGGAATAACTCTTTTGTCTATACCAAGCAAGATCCTAGCAAAAATTATAATCCAGCGGCTATCAGATGCAGTTGACCAACACCTCAGAAAGGAACAGGCAGGGTTCCGGAAAGGAAGAGGATGTACAGATCAGATTTTTGTACTGCGAAACATCATTGAACAGTGCACTGAATGGCAGAGACAACTATACATTAATTTTGTAGATTTTGAGAAAGCCTTTGACAGCATCCATAGAGACAGCCTTTGGCGTATTCTCCGAGCATATGGAATACCACAAGACATCGTCCTTCTCATCCAAAGCTTCTACAACAACTTCACATGTAAGGTAGTAAACAGCGACCACTGTTTTCATGTGAAGACTGGTGTGAGGCAAGGCTGTGTGATGTCAGCATTCCTTTTTAACATTGCCATTGACTGGGTAATGCGGAGAACTACTGAAAAACAGACAAGCGGTCTGAGATGGACCCTCAGCTATACACTTGAAGATCTAGACTTTGCTGATGATCTGGCTCTGATCTCCCACACACACCAGCACATTCAGGAGAAGACATACCGCATCAATACATATGCTGAACAGATAGGCTTGAGGATCAACCTGCAGAAAACAGAGGTGATGACACTCAACATCCCAAACCCATTACCAGTGCAG AATTTGAGGAGAATCATGAGAATTTTCTGGCCAAACACCATCTCTAATGAGCAGTTGCTTGCGTGTTGCAATCAGGACAGTATTGGGACCATCATCATGAGAAGAAGATGGAGGTGGATTGGGCACTTGCTAAGGAGAGAACAAGAAAGTATTACCCGCACAGCCCTTCACTGGACACCAGAGGGCAAACGCAAGAGAGGCAGACCAAAGAACACCTGGCGCCGGACAGTAGAAGGAGAATTAAAGAACATGAACCACACTTGGGGTACCATCCAGAAGCTAGCCCAGAACAGACAGGAGTGGAAGACTTTTGTTGCTGCCCTACATGCCAGTGGCATAACGggcgagtga